The segment GATCGCCACCAGCATCCCCAATGACACAAGCATCATGAACGCTCGGTACTTCGGGAACGACGAAGTGAAGACGGTGAAGAGCGGGCCATCCAGCACCTCGGGAATCCGGTACGGCACAGCGGCCAGGCCCCAGACGAGCTTGACCCCTTCCTCGATCAGATAGGCCAGTCCGAAGGTGAACAATAGTTCGGCGACGTGACCGAACTTATGGACGGTACGCAGGCCGAAGCGCTCCACCAGTGCCCCGGCACCAGCCACCAGCAACGGCGCAAAGATCAGCGCGGGCCAGAAGCCAACCTTGGTGGCAATGGTGTAGGCGAAGTACGCGCCCAGCATGTAGAAACTGGCGTGCGCAAAGTTCAGCACACCCATCATGCTGAAGATCAGCGTCAGCCCCGATGACAGCATGAACAGCAACAGCCCGTAGCTGACACCGTTCAACAGCGAGATGACAAAAAATTCCACGGCAACTCCTCGGCACCGGAGCATGGCCCGACAAAATCCGCATTGTCCAGGGTTCCCGCGCGAACGGGAACCCTGATCTGCCCTTCCTTCTCTTTGTCTTCCCGACTTAGTTCGGCCGTTTCATCTGACAGGAAGTCGGCTGCGCGGCCACGAACTGGTCGAGCTGCGCGTTGGTCTTCCAGCCATAGCCGGTGTTTTCCTGGTCAAACTTGATGTCCTTGCCGTTGACCTTGGTCCAGGTGGCCACCACCAGCGGTTGCTGGGCCTGGTGGTCGGTGTTACGCATTTCCACCGTCCCGTTCATGCTCTCGACCTTCATGCCCTCCATCGCCTTGGCCACCTTGACCGGGTCCGTGGAACCAGTGTCCTTCATGGCCTTGGCAAGGAAGGCAACGCCCGAGTAGGCCGCCATCACATAGAAGTCGTCGTTGTACTTCTTCTTGAAGCCTTCGACGATGTCGCCACCCTTGAAGGTGGGATTGTTCGGGTTGTAGTAGCCGACGTACTTCACGTGCTCGGCGCCGGAGGCACCCATCGCCGTCGGCACCCCGGTGGTGGCCGCGTAGTACGTGTAGTAGTTGACCGGCAGGCCGGCATCCTTGCCCGCCTTGATCAGCAGCGCAAGGTCGCTACCCCAGTTGCCGGTGATCACCGTATCGGCGCCAGACGCTTTGATCTTGGCCGCATACGGCGCGAAGTCCTTGACCTGCGCCAGCGGGTGCAGATCCTCGCCGACGATCTGGATGTCAGGACGCTTGCGCTTCAGGTATTCCTTTGCCGCGCGCGCCACCTGGTGGCCAAACGAGTAGTTCTGGTTGATCAGGTAGACCTTTTTGACGTTCGGGTCCTTGGCCAGATACGTCGTCAGCGCCTCCATCTTCATGTCGGAGTTCGCGTCGAGCCGGAAATGCCAGTAATTGCACTTGCTGTTGGTCATGTCCGGGTCCACCGCGGCGTAATTCAGGTAGACGATTTCCTTGCCCGGATTGCGCTCGTTGTGCTTGGCCACCGCGTCTTCCAGCGCCAGCCCCACGGCGGAGCCGTTGCCCTGGACGATATAGCGGATGTTCTGGTCCACGGCCTGCTTGAGGATGGTCAGGCTTTCCTGCGGCGACAGCTTGTTGTCAAACCCCACTACCTCGAACTTGTGCGCGCCCGCCCAGTTCTTCTGGTTAGCCACGTCGGCCACGTACTGCCAGCTCTTGAGCTGGTTCTGGCCCACGGGGGCCATCAAACCCGAAAGCGGATCGATAAACGCGATCTTCACCGTATCGGCTGCAGCCACTCCCGATACCAGCGCGGAACCCAGTGCCACAACTGCCGCCACCCCGGTTACCAGCGGACGCAACTTGGTCATACCTGTCTCCTTCACTTGTTGTCATTGGCGATGAGTGACCGGCCACACCCTCCTCGCGTGGCCGGTCACCGGCGCGCGGACTCCTTTCCCTGAGCCCGCGCAAATGCCTGCTGCTACCTGATCAGATGAATATCCCGCTGCGGTCGACCTCGATCGGCCTCAGGCGGTGGGCAGCTTGTAGTCCTTGAGTTGCTCCCGCAACTTGAGCTTCTGCATCTTGCCGGTAGCCGTGAGCGGAATCTCGCTGACGAACAGCACATCGTCGGGAATCCACCATTTGGCGACCTTGCCCTCGAAGAACCCGAGCAGTTCCTCGCGCGTGATCTCCATGTTCGGGCGCTTGACCACCACCAGCAGCGGTCGCTCGTCCCATTTCGGGTGATACGCGGAGATGCAGGCGGCCATGTGCACGGCCGGATGCGCGGCAGCGACGTTCTCGACATCAATCGACGAGATCCATTCGCCGCCGGACTTGATCACGTCCTTGCTGCGGTCCGTGATCTGCATGTAGCCCTCTTCGTCGATCGTGGCCACGTCCCCGGTGGGGAACCAGCCATCCACGAGCGGGCTGTTGTCGTTGCGGAAGTAATGGTCGATGACCCACGGGCCGCGCACGTAGAGGTCGCCGAAGGCCTTGCCGTCCCACGGCAGTTCCTTGCCTTCACCGTCGACGATCTTCATGTCGACGCCATAGATCACGCGGCCCTGCTTCTCCACGATCTTGTGACGCGCCTCCTCAGGCAGGTCCAAATGGCGCGCCAGCAGCTTGCAGGACGTGCCCAGCGGCGACATCTCGGTCATGCCCCATGCGTGGATGACTTCCACGTCCAGCGCTTCGAGCGCGCGGATCATTGCGGGCGGCGCCGCCGATCCGCCAATCACGGTGCGGCGGAACGTCGAGAACTTCAGCTTGTTGGCCTGGACGTATTGCAGCAGGCCCAGCCAGACCGTCGGCACGCCGGCGGAGAAGGTCACGCCCTCCTGCTCGAACAGTTCGAACAGCGAAGCACCGTCAAGCTTCGGCCCGGGCAGCACCAGCTTTGCGCCGACCAGCGGCACCGAGTACGGCAGGCCCCAGGCATTGACGTGGAACATCGGCACGACCGGCAGAATCACGTCACGCGCGGAGCATCCGAGCGCGTCGGGCAGTGCCGAGGCGTACGAGTGCAACACCGTCGAGCGATGCGAATACAGCGCGCCCTTCGGGTTGCCCGTGGTACCGGACGTGTAGCAAAGGCTGGACGCCTGGTTTTCGTCGAACTGCGGCCACTCGTAGTTTCCGTCCTGGGCGTCGATCAGGTCTTCGTAGCAGATCAGGTCGACCTTCGACTCGGCCGGCATGTGGGCGCGGTCGGACATCATCACCCAGCCCTTCACGTTCGGGCAATGCGGCGCCACGCCCTCTACCAGCGGCAGGAACGTGCTGTCGAAGAACACGTACTGGTCGTCGGCATGATTGACGATGTAGGCGATCTGTTCCGGGAACAGGCGCGGGTTGATCGTATGACAGACGGCGCCCATGCCGGACACGCCGTAGTAAATCTCAAGGTGGCGATAGCCGTTCCAGGCCAGCGTGCCAACGCGTTCGCCCTGCTGCACGCCCAGCGCGCCAAGCGCCTGTGCCAGCTTGCGCGCGCGCAGTTCGCAATCGCGGTAGGTATAGCGATGCAGGTCGCCTTCGGTTCGTCGCGAGACGATTTCGGTGCTGCCGTAGTAGCGCGCAGCGTGCCGGATGATGGAGGAAATGAGCAACGGTGCGCTCATCATTTGTCCCATCAAAGCCATGAAACTGTCTCCAGTCTTGAATGATCAGTCTGAAAAACGAACAATCGTGCTAATTTTTGGCCGATTGCTCCCATACTCCGCGAAAACAGAAACCGGTGACACTTATGTGTGATGGATCGCGCGAGCGCCGCGCTCGATGGCAGCGCTCCGGCCCCTGTCATGCATAGGATTGATGTCCGCTATTTGCATCGCTATTTGCGTGGTCTGCGATACAGCGGAGACCCTTGGGCTACAGGGGGAAACCGGTGCAAGTACAATACTGCGAGGCCAGATGTGTCTCAATATGTCGTTTTCCCCTAGCACCATGCACTTGATGCATGTGCACTCATACTGGGCATTCGGCAGCGCCATCATTGAGCGGTCTGATCGATGCGGAGCCCTGCCATTTTTGGCTGCCCCTGATGCCCAACGAACCCACTGACGTCTTGCCCCCGACCTCCTTCAACGTACCTTTTGGCACGCGCCCCGGCATTGCCGCGCTCGGCGAGCGCTTCTTCACGCGACTCAGCCCGACGCCACTGCCTTCGCCCTACCTTGTCAGTGTCGCGCCAGCCGCTGCGGCGCTGCTGGGCTGGAACGAGACGGACCTTCAGGATGCGGTCAAGGACCCGGCCTTCATCGACAGCTTTGTCGGCAACGCGGTACCAGACTGGGCGGACCCGCTGGCCACGGTTTACTCCGGCCACCAGTTCGGCGTCTGGGCCGGACAGCTAGGCGATGGCCGCGCAATCCGGCTGGCCGAAGCGCAAACGCCAGGCGGCCCGTGGGAGATCCAACTGAAGGGGGGTGGACTCACCCCCTACTCTCGTATGGCAGACGGCCGCGCGGTCCTGCGTTCCTCGATTCGCGAATACCTGTGCTCCGAGGCCATGTACGCGCTCGGCGTGCCGACCACTCGGGCGTTGTCGATCATCGGCTCCGACGCGCCGGTACGTCGCGAAACCATCGAGACCTCTGCCGTGGTCACGCGGCTGGCGCCAAGCTTCATCCGTTTCGGGCATTTCGAGCATTTTGCCGCACGTGAAGACCATGCGTCGCTCCGGCAACTGGCCGATTTCGTCATCGACAACTTCTATCCAGCCTGCCGGAACGCCGCGAATCCGTACCAGGCCCTGCTGCGCGACGTGTCCCTGCTGACGGCCGACATGGTCGCCCACTGGCAAGCGGTGGGCTTCTGCCACGGGGTGATGAACACCGACAACATGTCGATCCTGGGCCTGACGATCGACTACGGCCCATTTGGATTCCTCGACGCCTTCGACGCCAATCACATCTGTAACCACTCCGACCAGCAGGGCCGCTACGCCTACAGCCAGCAGCCACAGGTCGCCTTCTGGAACCTGCACTGCCTGGCGCAGGCGCTGCTGCCGCTCTGGCGCGACGCCAATGCGGCGGACCCCGAGGCCGAGAAGGCAGCAGCGGTGGAAGCCGCCCGTGAGGCGCTCGACCCGTTCCGTGACCGCTACGCGGAGGCATTCTTCCGTCACTATCGCGCCAAGCTTGGCCTGCGCAGCGAACAGGAGCAAGACGAGACGCTGATGACCAATCTGTTCCGTGTACTTCACGAAAATCGCGTGGACTACACATCGTTCTGGCGCAATCTTTCGCGCGTTTCCTCGCTGGATAACTCGCACGATGCAGCGGTACGCGACCTGTTCCTCGATCGCGCGGCCTGGGATGCGTGGGCAGCTGAGTACCGCGCCAGGCTCCAGAGCGAGCAGTCGGACGATGCGGCACGCACGACCGCCATGCTGGCCACGAATCCGAAGTACGTCCTGCGCAATCATATGGCCGAGACGGCAATCCGCGCCGCGCGCGACAAGGATTTCTCCGAAGTGGATCGCCTTATGGCCGTTTTGTCGAAGCCATTCGACGAACAGCCCGAAGCCGAGTCATATGCAAAGCTGCCGCCCGATTGGGCCTCCGGCCTTGAAGTCAGCTGTTCGTCGTAATCCAGACCAAACGCCCCCAAGAATGCCGCACTACCAGGAAGCACGATCATGACCACGACCAAGACCGACGCCGAATGGCGCTCCCAGTTGTCCGACATCGAGTACCGCGTCACGCGCGAGGCCGCCACCGAGCGCCCGTTCACCGGCCAGTACTGGGACCACTGGAACCAGGGCATCTACCATTGTGTGGGCTGCGGCACGCCGCTGTTCGAGTCGGCCACCAAATTCGACGCCGGCTGCGGCTGGCCGAGCTATTTCCGCCCGATCAACGGCGAAGTGATCGCCGAACACACCGACCATAGCCATGGCATGACACGGGTGGAAGTCCGCTGCAAGGAATGCGGCAGCCATCTGGGCCACGTCTTCGAGGACGGCCCCGCTCCCACCGGACTTCGGTATTGCATCAACTCGGCTGCGCTAAAATTCGATGATCGCGATCCGGAAGATCGTGGGTGACGACACCCGCACTCCGGTCGCATGACCGATCTGCCAGGCGGCGGATCGCCCGCGGGCCAGCCTGATCGCCGATCCGCCAACCTTATCGCATCCGCATGAAATTTCTTTTCGACCTGTTCCCGGTCATCCTTTTTTTCGTCGCCTTCAAGCTGTTCGGCATCTATCCCGCGACGGCCGTGGCGATCGGCGCGACGGTGGTCCAGATTGCCTGGGTTCATTTCCGTCACGGCAAGGCCGAGCCCATGCAATGGGTCAGCCTGGCGATCATCGCCGTATTCGGTGGCGCCACGATCCTGCTGCACAACGAGACCTTCATCAAGTGGAAACCGACGGTGCTCTACTGGCTGTTCGCGGTCACCCTGATCGGCTCGGTCATCGGATGGCGCAAGAACCTTATCCGCGCCATGATGGAAAAGCAGGTGACGCTGCCCGAACCGATGTGGGGCCGCCTCAACGTCGCATGGGCGGGCTTTTTCGCCGTGATGGGCGTGCTCAACCTGTATGTGGCGTACCAGTTTTCGACCGACACCTGGGTCAACTTCAAGCTGTTCGGCAGCATGGGCCTGATGCTGGTGTTCATTGTGGCGCAGAGTATCTGGCTGTCGCGCCATATCCAGGAAACCCCGTCCGAGTAAGCCACCGCGCCGCGGACTCATCGATTCAGAACAGAACAGAAGGAAATCCGGATGGCAGCTGACCCCGCCACCATCGAAGCGCTGCTCCAGGCAGCGCTTGATCCCACCCGCCTGGCCGTGCGCGACGACAGCGCCGCCCATGCCGGCCATGCAGGCGCTGCCTCTGGCGGCGGGCACTACGACGTGCTCATCGTCAGCGAGCGGTTCGGGGGTCACTCTCGCGTAGCCCGGCACCGTATGGTGTATGATGCGCTGCGCGAACTGTTCCCCTCGCAAATCCACGCGTTGGCTGTCAACGCGTACACCGACCAAGAATATCAATCACGCGAAGCAACCCGCGACGCTACTCGCAACTCTCAGACCTGACCCCATGAAGACCTCCGTCCTCTCGTTCAGCCTGGCGGCTGTGCTTGCTGCTGGCAGCCTGCCCGCATTCGCCCAGAACGCTGCCGTTGTGAATGGCAAGCCGATTTCGTCGGCCAAGGTGGACAAGCTGATCGCCAGCACTGGCCAGCCGGAAACTCCCGAACTGCGCGACCGTGCGCGCAACATGCTGATCGACCGCGAACTGCTGCTCCAGGAAGCCAACAAGCGCGGCATCACCCAGCGTGACGACGTGCAGGAGCAACTGGAACAGGCCCGCCTGAACGTGCTGGCCGGCGCGGTATTCGAGGACTACGTGCGCACCCACGGCGCCAGCGATGAAGAGCTGCGCAAGCAATACGAGAAGATCAAGGCGCAGTTCGGCAACGGCAAGGAATACCACGTCCGTCACATCCTCGTGGAGAAGGAAGCCGACGCCAAAGCACTGATCGCCAAGATCAAGGCCGGCGCCAAGTTCGAAGATGTGGCCAAGGCCCAGTCGAAGGACACCGGCTCCGCCGCGAACGGTGGCGACCTGGATTGGGCCAACAGCAGCAGCTACGTGCCCGAGTTCTCGGCCGCGATGACCAACCTGAAGAAGGGCCAGATGACCGATACGCCGGTCAAGACCCAGTTTGGCTGGCACATCATCGAACTGGTGGACACGCGCGACGCCAAGATCCCGTCGTTCGAAGAAGTGAAGCCGCAGCTTCAGCAGATGATGATGGGCGATCAGGGCTGGCAGCGCGAGCAGTTCCAGGCGATGATGAAGTCCCTCAAGGACAAGGCGAAGATTCAGTAATCTGTTGCCAATCCGATAAAAAGCCGGCGCTAATGCGCCGGCTTTTTCATTTAGAGCACTCTGGGCAGCCTTGCACGGCACGTGTTTGATCTTGATACGGGTGGCGGGTTTCCACTTGGCAACGGTCCCGGTAAGATCAGAACCCATGCGTTCCGGCGCAGGCTTCATGACTTCCATGGATATCAAGCAATGGGCGTGACCAGCGGCTATTGGCAAATGTGGCACATCTTCTCCAGCGGCATGGTCTATTGCGCGTTGGGAATGCCCAATATCGAATGTACCGGCGGTCGATGGCGTAGCCTGCTCCCTCACCTCCCCGTGCGTGACCGCTATGCGCAAGCGAAACTGCTACAGGCCACGGTCGCCTTCATGGAAATCCGCGGAGAAGTCAAAATTCCCCCTGGGTCCGATCGCTTGCGCCTCCTCTATTCCCGGTACCTGCCCTGGAGCGCCCGCCTGCAGACGCAGGAGTCCGCGCCTACGCCATCCGCCTCACCGCCATCCCCTGCGGACCAGCCCAGTACGGCTGTAGCTTGAACTCGCATCTCACCGTCTGACCGTCTGGCTGTTTGGCTGTCTGGCTGTCTGACCGTAATGCAGACGGCGGCTCCAAAAGAAAAAGGCGCCCGATAATCGGGCGCCTTTGGCATGGGCTGGATAAGAACTTAGCCCACCCACTTCCGTGCGTTACGGAACATGCGCATCCACGGGCTGCCACCATCGGCGATCTGCTTCCACGCGTCCGGCGCCCAGCTCATCGTCGCGGTACGGAACACCCGCTCCGGGTGCGGCATCAGCACGGTAAAGCGGCCATCGACCGTCGTAACCGACGTGATGCCCTCCGGCGAACCATTCGGGTTCAGCGGATACGTCTGCGTCGCAGCACCACGGTTGTCGACGAAACGCAGGGCCACGTTTGCCTTGGCAATGTCGCCTTGCTGCGAGAAATCGGCAAAACCTTCACCGTGCGCCACGACGATCGGAATGCGGCTGCCTTCCATGCCGGCGAAGAAGATCGACGGCGACTGCTGCACTTCGACGGTCACGAAGCGTGCTTCGTACTGTTCCGACTGGTTACGCGTGAACTTCGGCCAGGCGCCGGCACCCGGAATGATCGGGGCCAGGTTGCTCATCATCTGGCAGCCGTTGCACACGCCCAGCGCGAAGGTGTCCTGGCGATTGAAGAACGCCGCGAACTGTTCGGCCATCTGGCCATTGAACAGGATCGTCTTGGCCCAGCCTTCGCCCGCACCCAGCACGTCACCGTAGCTGAAGCCACCGCAGGCCACGAAGCCCTTGAAATCGGCCAGGTTCGCGCGGCCGGCAATCAGGTCGCTCATGTGGACATCGTGCGTGTCGAAGCCCGCCAGATCCATGCTGTACGCCATTTCGATCTGCGAGTTCACACCCTGCTCGCGCAGGATGGCCACGCGCGGCCGCGCGCCCGAAGCGATGAACGGCGCGGCGATGTTCTCGGCCGGGTCGAATGTCAGCACGGGGCTGATGCCGGGGTCGCCGGCATCGAGCACGCGCTCGTACTCGCTATCGGCACAGGCGGGGTTGTCGCGCAGACGCGCGATACGCCAGCTCACCTCGGTCCACGTACGCTGCAGATCGGCACGCGCGGCGCCGAACACCTTCTTGGCATCGCGATAGATCTCGACCTGGTCGTTTGTGTTCGGCTTGCCGATCACGTGGCTGCATGCCGACAGGCCTGCCTCGCGCAGCACCGCGAACACGGCGTCGCGCTCTTCCAGGCGCACCTGGACCACGGCACCGAGTTCCTCGGAGAACAGTGCGCGCAGCGTCTGGTCATTGCGACGTTCCGCGACCTGCTGCGCCCAGTTCTTGGCGTCGCCGTAATCCTGCTCGCCATTCGGATCGAGCGTGAGCATGTCGACGTTCAGCGACACACCGCAGTGGCCCGCGAACGCCATCTCCGCCACGGCAGCCATGAAACCGCCGTCCGAACGATCGTGATAGGCCAGCAGCTTGCCTTCACGATTCAGGCGCTGGATCACGTTGAAGAAGTTCTTGAGGTCTTCCGCGTTGTCGACGTCGGGGGCGCTATCGCCCACCTGCTGCGTCACCTGGGCCAGAATGCTGCCGCCCATGCGGTTTTTGGCACGCCCGAGATCGATCGCGATCAGCACGCTCTCGCCCAGGTCCGTGCGAAGCTGCGGCGTCAGCGTGCGGTTCACGTCGTCCACCGCCGCGAATGCGGAGATGATCAGCGATACCGGCGCTACCACTTCCTTGTCGCCATCGGCATCGGACCACTTGGTGCGCATCGACAGCGAATCCTTGCCAACCGGGATGCTGATGCCCAGCGCCGGGCACAGTTCCATGCCAACGGCGTGCACCGTGTCGTAAAGCTTGGCGTCTTCACCGGCCACGCCACAGGCAGCCATCCAGTTGGCCGAGAGCTTCACCTTGCCCAGGTCCTTGACCGGTGCCGCTGCCAGGTTGGTCAACGCTTCGCCGATCGCCATGCGGCCCGAGGCCGGCGCGTTGATCACGGCCAGCGGCGTGCGCTCGCCCATCGTCATCGCCTCGCCAGCGGTGCCCTTGTAGTCGAGCGTAGTCACGGCCACGTCGGCCACCGGCACCTGCCACGGGCCCACCATCTGGTCGCGGGCGTT is part of the Cupriavidus metallidurans CH34 genome and harbors:
- a CDS encoding branched-chain amino acid ABC transporter substrate-binding protein, producing the protein MTKLRPLVTGVAAVVALGSALVSGVAAADTVKIAFIDPLSGLMAPVGQNQLKSWQYVADVANQKNWAGAHKFEVVGFDNKLSPQESLTILKQAVDQNIRYIVQGNGSAVGLALEDAVAKHNERNPGKEIVYLNYAAVDPDMTNSKCNYWHFRLDANSDMKMEALTTYLAKDPNVKKVYLINQNYSFGHQVARAAKEYLKRKRPDIQIVGEDLHPLAQVKDFAPYAAKIKASGADTVITGNWGSDLALLIKAGKDAGLPVNYYTYYAATTGVPTAMGASGAEHVKYVGYYNPNNPTFKGGDIVEGFKKKYNDDFYVMAAYSGVAFLAKAMKDTGSTDPVKVAKAMEGMKVESMNGTVEMRNTDHQAQQPLVVATWTKVNGKDIKFDQENTGYGWKTNAQLDQFVAAQPTSCQMKRPN
- a CDS encoding BolA family protein — protein: MAADPATIEALLQAALDPTRLAVRDDSAAHAGHAGAASGGGHYDVLIVSERFGGHSRVARHRMVYDALRELFPSQIHALAVNAYTDQEYQSREATRDATRNSQT
- a CDS encoding septation protein A, translated to MKFLFDLFPVILFFVAFKLFGIYPATAVAIGATVVQIAWVHFRHGKAEPMQWVSLAIIAVFGGATILLHNETFIKWKPTVLYWLFAVTLIGSVIGWRKNLIRAMMEKQVTLPEPMWGRLNVAWAGFFAVMGVLNLYVAYQFSTDTWVNFKLFGSMGLMLVFIVAQSIWLSRHIQETPSE
- the msrB gene encoding peptide-methionine (R)-S-oxide reductase MsrB; protein product: MTTTKTDAEWRSQLSDIEYRVTREAATERPFTGQYWDHWNQGIYHCVGCGTPLFESATKFDAGCGWPSYFRPINGEVIAEHTDHSHGMTRVEVRCKECGSHLGHVFEDGPAPTGLRYCINSAALKFDDRDPEDRG
- a CDS encoding protein adenylyltransferase SelO, which produces MPNEPTDVLPPTSFNVPFGTRPGIAALGERFFTRLSPTPLPSPYLVSVAPAAAALLGWNETDLQDAVKDPAFIDSFVGNAVPDWADPLATVYSGHQFGVWAGQLGDGRAIRLAEAQTPGGPWEIQLKGGGLTPYSRMADGRAVLRSSIREYLCSEAMYALGVPTTRALSIIGSDAPVRRETIETSAVVTRLAPSFIRFGHFEHFAAREDHASLRQLADFVIDNFYPACRNAANPYQALLRDVSLLTADMVAHWQAVGFCHGVMNTDNMSILGLTIDYGPFGFLDAFDANHICNHSDQQGRYAYSQQPQVAFWNLHCLAQALLPLWRDANAADPEAEKAAAVEAAREALDPFRDRYAEAFFRHYRAKLGLRSEQEQDETLMTNLFRVLHENRVDYTSFWRNLSRVSSLDNSHDAAVRDLFLDRAAWDAWAAEYRARLQSEQSDDAARTTAMLATNPKYVLRNHMAETAIRAARDKDFSEVDRLMAVLSKPFDEQPEAESYAKLPPDWASGLEVSCSS
- a CDS encoding 3-(methylthio)propionyl-CoA ligase translates to MALMGQMMSAPLLISSIIRHAARYYGSTEIVSRRTEGDLHRYTYRDCELRARKLAQALGALGVQQGERVGTLAWNGYRHLEIYYGVSGMGAVCHTINPRLFPEQIAYIVNHADDQYVFFDSTFLPLVEGVAPHCPNVKGWVMMSDRAHMPAESKVDLICYEDLIDAQDGNYEWPQFDENQASSLCYTSGTTGNPKGALYSHRSTVLHSYASALPDALGCSARDVILPVVPMFHVNAWGLPYSVPLVGAKLVLPGPKLDGASLFELFEQEGVTFSAGVPTVWLGLLQYVQANKLKFSTFRRTVIGGSAAPPAMIRALEALDVEVIHAWGMTEMSPLGTSCKLLARHLDLPEEARHKIVEKQGRVIYGVDMKIVDGEGKELPWDGKAFGDLYVRGPWVIDHYFRNDNSPLVDGWFPTGDVATIDEEGYMQITDRSKDVIKSGGEWISSIDVENVAAAHPAVHMAACISAYHPKWDERPLLVVVKRPNMEITREELLGFFEGKVAKWWIPDDVLFVSEIPLTATGKMQKLKLREQLKDYKLPTA
- a CDS encoding peptidylprolyl isomerase; translated protein: MKTSVLSFSLAAVLAAGSLPAFAQNAAVVNGKPISSAKVDKLIASTGQPETPELRDRARNMLIDRELLLQEANKRGITQRDDVQEQLEQARLNVLAGAVFEDYVRTHGASDEELRKQYEKIKAQFGNGKEYHVRHILVEKEADAKALIAKIKAGAKFEDVAKAQSKDTGSAANGGDLDWANSSSYVPEFSAAMTNLKKGQMTDTPVKTQFGWHIIELVDTRDAKIPSFEEVKPQLQQMMMGDQGWQREQFQAMMKSLKDKAKIQ